Part of the Desulfomicrobium macestii genome is shown below.
TTGAGCGCTCTGGCGAAAAGCCTGAACTCTCTTGTCGGCAAGTTCAAAATCTGAAGGCCAAGGAGATCTCCATACCAAGGGGAATCCCAGGCATGATGATAAATCCAGTTTATCCATTCAACACGTTAACGTAACAACATGGAGGAAGAATGAAAAAGATCGCATTATTATTTCTTGCGGCGTGCATGCTCATCCCGGCAATAGGCATGGCAGCTCCGGAGTACACATTTGTCCGCATTGAAAACCTTCCAGAACAGGAGATCGGCGAACGCCTTCTCAAGGAAGTCTACAAACGCGCCGGAATTGAGATCGAAGTCGAAGCCATGTCCGGGGTCCGCGCCCTGGAAGCTGCGAGCTCCGGGGAAAAAGACGGCGAGGCCCTGCGCATCTGGAGCGTCGGCGAAAAATATCCTTCGCTGATTCGCGTTCCAACGCCACTGTCCGCGCTCACGACCCAGGCATTTGTCAGGAAAGACAGCAACATCACAATTTCAAGTCCTGACGAGCTCAAAAAATTCTCCATTGCCATCACGCGTGGCGTAGCCCACACCAAGGACATCACAGCCGGCCTGGAAAATGTGCACGAGGTGCCAAGCGAAGATTTGCTCATGCCTTTCGTCCAGGCAGGCCGCGCCGAAGTGGCCCTCACCAGCCTTGAAAACGGCATGGTCATCCTCAAAAATGCAGGGATCAATGACGTGATTCCCGTGGAAAAACCGCTCAAGGTTCATCCGCTCTACCATTATGTCCATGAAAAGAATAAGAATCTGGTGGAAAAGATCGATGCAGTAATCAAGGAAATGACTGCTTCCGGCGAACTTGAAAAACTTCAGAAACAGTACGCCGCAGACATTCTCAATAATTAGAAAGCTAAAAAGGGAGGCACCATGGCGGATAAGCCTGAAGCCTCCCTTTTTTACATCCGAAAATAAACCAAACATCACGTGTAATAATTTATAAATATTACAATACGACGCTACAAAAAAAAGAATAAGCCCCATTATTCAAGGAAATGACGACTTCTTCGTAATTATCTATTTCAAGATATTTCAGTATAAAGATTAAAATCAGACCGCATAAATATAAGAATTACAACATTAACATTCACTCATTACGACACAATAAAACATAAAAAAATAATAATAAAGTCAATTTATTGCTTTCAAATTATTAAATAAGGACTCTGTGTGAGAATGATAATTTCTCTTGCCTTGTTTATTTTATGCCATAATTTTGCACTTGCCGGGGGAAATTATACATTTGTTCGAATAGAATCACTCGCGGAACAGGACATTGCTGAAAATATTCTGAAACATATTTACAAAAAATCAGGGATGGACATCAATATAATTTCATTTCCAGGAAAGAGAGCGAACCTGGAAGTGACAACAGGGCGTGCAGATGGAGAGACCTCGCGCATATATAATTACGGCGAAATCAACACAGCCCTTATCAGAGTACCTACGCCATACGGAACTCTCAAAACTACCGCTTTTGCTCCACGTGAAAAAAAATTGGTCATCAAATCGATTGACGACCTGAAAAATTTCAGAATAGCCATCGTTCGCGGAGTCCAGCACACTGCGGACATTACCAAAGGCATGCAGAACATTGCGATCTTGAACGATATTTGCGCAATGATGATGTTCGTCAAAGTGGGCCGCGCCGACATTGCGTTGACCAACACCCTGGCAGGAATCGGCGCCCTGAAAAAACTGAAGATGGACGACATCGTCGCTGTAGGCACGTTGGAAGAACTGGATCTGTATCACTATCTCATCCCAAAACACCGAAACATGGTCCCGGTTGTCGATGCGGCAATCCGCGAAATGATCGCGACCGGAGAACTCGAAGAACTTGAGCAGCGGTATGAAAGGCAATATCTGGAAAATATCAGATAGCCCCGAGGCACGACCTGGAACAGCGCCTTCCCGTTCCCGGTTGAGAGACTGCACAAGCCCTAACACCCGAACCGAGCAGAGCTCCTCACATGAATATCGACTTTTCACACGCCTTTCTCACCACCATGTTCGGCTGGCTCCTTGGCGGCTTCGTCAACGGCATCGTCGGCTTCGGCGCGGCCCTGGTGGCCATGCCCATCGTGGCGGCTGGACTCGACATGCAGCTGGCCGTCTCCACCTGCGGGCTGGTGGTCCTTTCGCTCAACGTCCAGATGGCCTGGAATTACCGGCAACACCTTGACTCCTGCGGCATCCGCGCCCTGTTTCTGGGCGGACTGCCCGGCGCCGTCAGCGGCGTGCTGATACTGAAAAACGTCCCGGAATCCGGATTGAAACTCGGGCTTGGCGCCCTGCTCGTGGCCTATTCGATCTGGGGCCTGAGCGGCACGCAAGTGAACAAGCGGAAGCTGGCCGCGCCTTGGGGCATGCTGGCCGGATTCCTCTCCACGGGCCTCGGCACGGCCTTCGGATTCAACGGCCCGCCCCTGGCCGTGTATCTGTCCCTGCGCGGCGGCACGCAGCAGCAGATCAAGGCCGCCCTTGGCGCGTTCTTCATCGTCAGCGGCCTCTTCATCGTCGCGGCCCACGCCTTGGCGGGGCTGTACAGCGCGCACTCATTGACGCTCCTCGCGGTGGCCCTGCCTTCGGTATCCATCGGCGCGTGGGCGGGGATGCGCGTTTCCGGACGGATGCGGGATCTTATTTTTCAGCGGATACTTTTCCTGATGATCCTCATCATGGGTTTGAACATGGCCGTGAAGGCGCTTGGCGCATAATTCACGCCTGCGTGACCTGCCGTGCCCATGGCCTGCCGTGTCCTTGCCCTTCCGTTTCAATGGACGCGACACTGGCCAGCCGAAAAAAACTTGGATAGATGCCGGCCATGAACACGAAACCCGGTCTTTTCCCCGCCTCGCCCTGCTCCGCCGCCGACCTGCCCATCGATGCCGATGGTCGCATCTATCATCTTCAGATCACACCCGAGCAGCTCGCGCCGGACATCCTGCTGGTCGGCGACCCTGGTCGGGCCGAATTCATCGCCCGGACCTTCCTGCACGACCTGGAGGTCGAGCGGGAGCACCGGGGCCTGGTCACGGCCACGGGCACGTCCCGCGCCACAGGGGGCCGGGCCACGATCATCTCACCCTTGCGGACCACCGTTGCGACTTCGGGCATGGGCACCCCTTCCCTTGAAATCGTGCTCAACGAGCTGGTGGCGCTCTGCGAAATCGACTTCGCCACGCGCACGCCCAAGCCGCTCTTCCCCAGGCTGCACATCATCCGGGTCGGAACTTCCGGGGGCCTGCAGGCGTCGACGCGGCTCGGCACATCCATCATCACCGCCTACGCGTTAGGCATGGACAACACAGGCCTCTTCTACGAAACGCCCTGCCCGGACCAGACCTGCGCGCGCCTGGAACAGGAACTGGCGCACGTGATCGAGAAGGCGGCCAGGCCGGACTCGCGGTTCCGGGGAAAAATCCACCCCTACGTCTCCCGCGCCGAACCGGCTGTGGTCCGAGCGCTGACACAAGCCGCACAGGAACTTGGAGTTGCCGCCAGAACAGGCCTCACGGTCTCAAACAGCGGTTTTTTCGTGCCTCAAGGCCGCGACATCTCACGGCTGCGCCCAAGCACGCCGGAGCTGGACAGAATTTTCAGCGAATTCGATCCCGGTCTGGACGGAATGCGGGTCGAGAACATGGAAATGGAAGCAAGCTTTCTGCTGCACTTTCTCGGCGGGCTGGGGCACTGGGGAGGGGCAATCTGTCCGGTCATCGCAAACAGGCGCCACAACACCTTCGATCACGATTACCTGACCGCCATCGAGGGCGCGACAAAGACGGCGCTATTGGCCCTGGCCGCGCTTTCAACGCGTCGGGATTCAGCATTGCGGGACTAGAATGACGGAGTGGATCCCCGCCTGCGCGGGGATGACTTGCGGGCAGGCGGGGAGCGCGAATCAAGAGCGGTCCATGTCTGAATTTGGCTCAAAACGAACCAAAACATTACGAACAGCCTGTCAGGGTACACCGCAAACAAAAGTCGTCAGCCCCTTGAAGAAGGGGATCCATGAATTTTTAAGTATCTGAAAATAAAGAATTATCCTGATGGATAAATGATGTCTGCGGGGCTCTTGCGACTTTTGAAGTGGCCTTGGCTACGGCTCGGGCGAACAGGCCGTGATCGACCTCACGCCCGCGTCGACGCAGATTCTGAGGATGTCCTGCAAGGCGGCATCCTCACGCTTGGGGGAGGGAAAAAGGGCCAGGATGTCCTGCTCCCGCAGAGCCTGGGCTTCCTCCACGGTTTTTTGCAGCACCTCGTCGCAATAGGCCGATGCGCAGACAAGGCCGTCGCCGGGGATGTTGGTCAGAAAACCCACATCAATGATCCTGCCGTCGCGCACGGCCACGAAGATCTCCACGAACCGGCCGCAATCCTCCCAGCGCCCGGCCTGACAGGCCCAGCCGGGCATTCCCAGATGCGGGGGATCGAAGGCGCGCAGTTCAAGATCTTCAAGGCTCAAGCTCATCGTCGATTCTCGGAGTTTTTGCGGTTTATGAAGTCAAAATTGTCCGGCAGCGATCGGCTCGGGCTGCGCTTCCTTCCGCCCAGCATGAACAGCGACAACACCAATCCCAGAAAGCCTGCCAGTAAAAACAGTGTGCCAATCTCTTCCATGATTATCCTTGATTTGTAGCCTGTCCGGCGGGCCTTACGCAACCTTGTCGGATTTCTCCGACATGATCACATGCCTGCCGGACCATGTTCGAGCATGAAGCGAATGAGCCCGGAGGTGGTGCCGATGCCAAGTTTGCGCATGGCCCGGGTGCGATAGGTGCTGGCGGTCTTGACGCTGACGCCCATGGCTTGGGCGATGGCGGTCATGGTTTCGCCTTGTGCGAGCCTGCGCGCCACGTCGCGTTCCTGACGGGACAGGGTGTCCATGATCGTGGCCGGCCTGCGCGAGTCGAGCAGCGAGGGGTTGACGTAGATGCCCCCGTCCAGGATGGCGGTCATGGCCTCTTCGAGCTCTTCGGGGGCGGAATTCTTGCTCAGATATCCGCGCGCGCCCATGCTCAGGCACCTTTGGGCGTATTCGATCTCATGATGCATGCTGAGCATGATCACGGGCAATCCGGGATCATGCTCTCGTGCGAACTCCAAAAAATCGAGACCGCTTCCGTCGGGCAGTGAAATGTCCAGAATGACGAGATCAAAACGCGTGTCCCCGAGGACCAGACGCGCCTCATGCAGGGTGCCGGCTTCCGAGAATTCACAGTCCGGAAAACGGTCGATGATGATGTTCATGGTGCCGCGCCGCACCACCGCATGGTCGTCCACTATGAGCAGTCGCATGAGCCACTCTCCCCGGTCAGGGGCACCCTGACCAAAATTTCCGTTCCACCCTTGGGCAGCCGCGCGATGGCAAGACTGCCGCCCGCCAGCCGGACCCGCTCGCGCATCCCCAGCAGCCCCAACGACCCGGACGACTCGGCCTGGTCCGAAGTTATGCCCCGGCCATTGTCAGCCACGCGCATCACGAACTCGCCATCCCCGGCCTGCACGCTCACATGCAGGCGGCTGCAACCCGAGTGCCGCGCGGCATTGGTCAGGCACTCCTGCAGCACCCGGTACATGGCGGTGGCCAGATCGCCTGGCAGGTCGGGGAGATGGCCGAGCTGCTGGTCAACGCGAAGCCCGGAGGCCTGCGCGAAGGTCCGGATCTGCCAGGCCACGGCTTCGACGAAACCCAACTCGTCGAGCATGGGCGGACGCAGCTCCCGCGAAATGCGGCGCACCGTTTCAAGGGTCCCGGCCACCAGGGCGCGCAACTCCGCGAGCTGGGCGAGCCGCCCGTCGTCCGGGTCATGAAAGGAGCGTTCGAGGCGATGCAGGCCCATGTTCATGGCGGTCAGATCCTGCCCCAGAATATCGTGTATCTCGCGCGAGATGTGCGCACGCTCCTTCTCGATGCGGTCCTGCAGGTATCCGGAGAGGGCGCGGTATCTCTCGCGGGAAAGTTCCAGCTCGGCCGTGCGCTCGCGGACCCGCTCCGCAAGGTTCTGCCTGGCCTGGTCCAGGCAGATGCGGGTCTGCACCCGTTCCGTCACGTCCCGCAAGGACAGGCGCCAGCCCTGAAAACGACCGCGCGGATCAAAGACCCGGGTCGTTTCCTGGGACAGCCAGATACGGGTTCCATCCCGGCGGCAAATGCGAAAATCCATGGCCGGGATATCCTGTGCATGGCCGGTATCCATGGCCTGTCGCCATTTCACAAAATCATCGGCGTCGATGATCCGCGCGAAAAAATCCGCATCGCGCAGCGCTTCCCCGGCCGGATAGCCCGTCACCCGCAGACAGGACGGAGAGACATAGCGCAGCGGGCCGCCAGCCTCCATCCAGATCTCCAGATCATAGGTGAAATCTGCCACCGTGCGATACATGTGCAGCAGCGTTCGTTGGCGGGACCTGAGGCGCGGAATCAAAAGGCGGGATTTCATGGGTACCGTATGGATCAGAAGCGGCCGGGAAGCAAGCCCGGCCGCTTCCAAATCGCGGCGGCAAAAGCGCACCGGGCCTTGGCGATCGGTCACGGTGCTCAAAGATCGAATTCCCCGGCTCGTTCGGGCTGATAGACAATCTCCTCGATCCGCACCCGCAGCATTCCTCCGCCGGGTCTTGGCCACTGGATTTCATCGCCGATGGACAGCCCGAGCAGTGCGCTGCCCACCGGGGCCAGGATCGAAATCGTCGAGCCCGGCGCGTCGGCGGGACCGCTGGAACCGGGATAGACGAGCGTAAGACAGAACTCCTCTCCGGCGGGCATGAGCTTGAATTTGACGGTGGAGTTCATGGTCACCACGGTGGGCGGCACATTTTTCGGGTCGACGATGATGGCGCGGTCCAGCTCGTCCTCAAGATCGGCTTTGCCCGCAAATCCCCCCTTCGGCAGGGAGTCGAGAAGTATTTCAAGACGCTCGGCGTCAAGAGAGGTTATGGTGATACTTGGTTTTCTGTTCATGATTGTCCTTATGCACTCATTCTTTTTTTTGGCGCGTAGCGCATGCAGTCAACACAGATAAATCCGTGTTCATGCGACAGGCAGCGCGCGAAAGAAGACATTCGTCCGGAAAGATGAAAATCGTCAAGCTTGACAGAATATTCTTACAAATCGATTTCATTTTCTTGAAAAAAAAGCACTCGAATAAAAAATATGACGCACATATAATTTCATGTTGAAATAATTTTTCCGACAAATAATTCATCTCATTTTTTTTACTTTGCAATAAAACACGCATTTCTTTGAGAAAGGTTCTTGAAAACTGATTTTTGATAAAAAACGTCCAAGACAAAACAACCAGACTTGCATGAATGTAAAAATGCGTATAGTAGATCGCCATCTTTTGAATCCGGCATTCCCTGGGGGAGGCTTCCGCGCGGAAGCCTCCCCTTCGCTTTGCCCCTAACGGCTTGCCCGACGCCGAATCCCTGCCGAGGAGGAAACCATGGCCTTTCGAATCACAAACAGCCCCACTGCCAAAACCCGGCAGTTTCATCAGCGCATCTGAATCTGAATACCCTTGCAGCAATTGCCTTGGGGGGGGGATGCGTCGATGGCGCATCCCCCTTTTTGTTGCCCGAAAATCAACTAAAAACATCGACAGGAGCCTGAAATGCTGGATCTTTCCGTAAAAAAACCGGAGGCGCTTCTGCCTACCGACATCTTCTTCCAGACCCCCTACTGGGCGCAGGTCAAATCCCGGCAGGGATTCAAGCCCCTGGCATTCGACCTGGAATCCAGGAAATGCGGAGATGTCCTGGTGCTCTTGCAGCCCTTGGGCGACAAGAAGGTCGCCGTGGTCCCCCAGGGGCCGGAGTACGCTCCCGATGAGGAAAACTACGGCCCGTTTCTCGAGGATTTCTCCCTGGCTCTGGGCAAGGAACTGGGGCCTGAGGTGGCCTTCATCCGCTACGACCTGCCATGGAAGTCTCTCTATGCCGACGAGATGAGAAAGCGGGAATGGACCGCGTTTCCGGAGCCCAGAATCAGGGAGATGCGCATGAACATGGGCACCCGGCACTGGAATATCCGCAAAGCGTTCACGGATCTGACCGTGGCCAGCTCACTGGTGGTGGATCTCGACGGAAACGACGATGCGCTCCTTGCGCGCATGAAGGCCAAGACCCGCTACAACATAGGCCTGGCACAGCGCAAAGGCGTAACGGCACGCACGGTCAGCGCGGAGAACCTTCCGGAATTTCACGCCCTGTACTGCCAAACCGCGCAACGCAACGGGTTTGCGCCGTGCAGCTTCGAGAACTTCGCGGCCCTTTTCAAATGCCGACTGGCCGCAAGGGGCAATTCGGAGCTTGTCTTTCTGCTGGCCGGCCACGGGAAGGACAATCTGGCCGGGGCCATCATTGGCATCTCGGGCAAGGCGGCCAATTTTCTCTACGGAGCGTCTTCAAACCAGAAACGCGGCCTCATGGCTCCCTATCTCATGCACTGGACAGCCATGACCCTGGCCCGCGATCGCGGTTGCCTGACCTATGAGATGGGCGCGGTCTCCCCCGGCCTTGACCCCGCACACCCGTTTCACGGCATGTACCGCTTCAAGACCGGATTCGGCGGCAGGATCGAACTCAGAAGCGGCTCCTGGGACTTCCCCCTGGACCAGGATGCATACCGCAGCTTCTGCAACGCCGAGGGCCTGACCCGCTACCGGTCCACGCAACGCGCGTCCTGACACGGGCCGGGGCTTCAGGCACCTTGTTTTTGGATTTGTGTGGGGATGCGGATAAAATGGATCGCTGCGGAAGCAGGAATTGCTCAGGCTTTCATGACAACTGAAGGATTTGGCGGGAGCGATTCCGGGCGCGTTACCGACAGGCTCACAAGGGGCGCCGGAGAGAAATCCGGCCCCCTGTCTTTCGTCAGTCCAGAAACACTTTCCAGTTCATGTCCAGAGCTTCACCCAGTTTTTTGGCCATGCCCTTGCCTATGGGACGGGCGCCGCGCTCCATTCCGGAGATATGCGACTTGTGCACACCGATGACGGCGGCCAGGGCAGCCTGGGTCATCCCGCGCAAACCTCGGGCCCCGGCCAGCACCCTGCCCGCAGTGGACTCGGGGAACACCTCGTCGGCCGGAACATTGGCCTCTGCCGCGTCCACGATGGCCCTGGCCACGGCATCGACGCGATCAGCGGAGATGGCGGCACTGATGACCACCAAACCGTCAGTACGGAGCGTTTTCGTGAGTTCCAACATACATGATCTCCACAAGGACAGCTACTTTGTTGCGCACCTGCCACACAACCACATAAGAAGGGTTTGATTCGATTTTTCTTCTGGAATTATTGATGAGGCCCGGGAATATACCAAAAACGGATAATAATCTGTAAGAAACAGGCGTGTTATGGAAAAACCAATAGAATTATGTATCCGTTGCAACACCATGCGTACGGACTCACAGGCCAGCGATTTCATCCGTCACGCCCTGTCACCGAGAAGGGACGCCATCCCCTCCTCGGTGGCGAAACGCCGTTATTGGGCAGGCGGCTAGGCGTCCTGCAACTGCTCCGTCATGAGCTGCTGCAGCTGTTGCTGCAACTCCTGGATCTGCTGCAAATACGGGGCGGCCGCGCTTTGCTTCTGTTCGGGAGGCAGGTCGCTGTCCATGATGTGCTTGACCTTGTCCATGAGGGCCTTGATGCGCTTTTCGATATCCTCGACCTGGCTGCCCGACCCCGAATTGCTCGCTGCTCCGGAGCTTTCGCCGGCGTCGACGCCCTTGACCGACGTACTGGTCGTGCCATCAGATCCCTTGCCCACAGGCGCCGTTGCCGCGACGGAGGACGTCCCTTGCGAGTCATCCCGGTCCATGGCGCTGACCTGCTTGCTTCGGAAATACTCAAGCAGGCGCTTGGCCTCCGATGAAAGACTGACCGTATCCCCCTGACTTGCCTGTTTGTTTCCGGTTACGCGCTCCCGAGCCGGATAGCCTGTGCGCATGGTCATGACTGATTCCGTGCCGCCGATCTCCATGTTCCCTCCTTGCCGGCAGGAATATACTGCCGCATTGCGAACCAAATTGTCAGTTGAAGCAAAAATCGTGCATGAAGGCACAGGCCAGCAGCCTCGGTCGCGGCAATTTACCGGCGACTGCTCCGAAATCGCGGTTTGAGTTACAAGCGTATCTAAATATGGATTTTTTTATGACTACGTGTTTTATGTAGAACGCGCCGGACGCATCCATCGGCATCCCGCGTTCCGAAGACCCCGGCCATCAGGCCTGAAAACACCCGCCGCTCGTGGCTACCCAATTATCATCATGCTGAAACAAGGAGAAACGCATGCTGAACCGATTCAAACTGCGCTACAAAATTCTTATTCCCGTGGGCGTGGTTTCCGTCATGATTTTCGGTCTGATCATGTTTCTGGTGCAAATGCAGATCAAGGAAAAGGCCGTCCAGGACATCCGCAATCTTTCACTGGAGATCAGTCAGCGTTACGCGAACATGGTCAAGGGGGAACTCGACGCCGCCATCGGGGCCGCCAAGGCCATGGCGGCGGCGGTTGCCAACGAGCGCAGCCAGAACATCCCCGAGCGGCCGGTGGTGACGGGATTGCTGCGCAAAACCCTGGAGGCCTTCCCCGGAATTTTCGGGACATGGACGGCCTGGGACCCCAACGCGTTTGACGGCCGGGATCATGCGCACGTGAGTGCCGACGCCCTGCACGAGGAGTCGGGACGATTTCTCCCCTATTTCATCCGGGGACAAAAGGGGATCGAAGAGACCCACACCACCGCGTCCGCCTCTTCGAGTCGCGACGACGCCGACAAATGGTACTGGTATCCCTTGCAGAACGGAAAAATGCTCGTGACCGAACCTACGGTATATGAAGTCGCGGGCATGGACCGCATGATGATAAGCGTATGCGTGCCCCTGACCGAAGAGGGAACGGGCGTGGTCGGCCTGGACTTGAGCCTTGAGAACCTGCAGGACGTCGCCTCCCGCATCAAGGTTTTCGATGACGGATACGGCCTGCTGCTGTCGGACACGGGAATGATCGTGGCCCACCCGGACAAGGCCAGGATCGGCCAAAACTTCTCCGAATTTCTGGTCGGCGCCAACAAGGAAAGCGTCGCCAAGGCCCTCAAGGAAGGCTCCCAGGCCTTCTTTTCCCAGAAGTCCGAATCCTCCGGCCTGGACATGCTCTACTGCATGACTCCCGTGGCCCTGGAAGGAGCCGAGGGCGCCTGGAGTTTCGTGGTCGGCATTCCCGAGGACAAGATGTTCGAAAACGCCCGCAATGTGCAGCTTCTGCTATTGGGGCTGAGCCTGGGCGGCCTGGCCCTGCTGATCGGCGCCGTTTTCGTCATCACCAGGCAGATAGTCCTGCCGATTGGCCGCATGGTGACCATGCTCAAGGATATTTCCGAAGGCGAAGGTGACCTGACCAAACGACTGGAGGCCGACAGCAAGGACGAAATCGGCGAAATGGCCCGTTATTTCAACGCATTCGTCAGCAAGCTTCAAGGCATCATCGGTTCAATCAGCGATAATGCCGGAACCTTGACCTCGTCCGCCGCGGGCTTGTCGAACATCAGCGAAAAATCCTCCCGGGGCGTCCAGGACCTGGCATCCCGCACCACCACCGTGGCGGCAGCAGCCGAGGAATTGAGCGCCAACACCATCTCCGTGTCCTCCAACATGGAAGAGACCTCGACAAACCTGAGTTCCGTGGCTTCGGCCACCGAAGAGATGAGCACGACCATCAACGAGATTGCCGACAACACGGAACGCGCGCGCTCGACTACGGACACAGCTTCCAAGAAGATCGACACCTTCTCCGGAATGCTCCAGGATCTGGGCACTTCCGCCAACGAAATCGGCAAGGTCACCGAAGCCATCAACGACATCTCGGCCCAGACCAACCTGCTGGCCCTGAACGCCACCATAGAGGCGGCCAGAGCTGGTGAAGCGGGTCGGGGTTTTGCCGTTGTCGCCAATGAAATCAAGGAGCTGGCGCAGAAAACAGCTGCCGCCACCGACGACATCAGATCAAAGATCAGCGGCATCCAGACGGCAACGGGCACCGCCGTCAACGATATCCAGAGCATCGTGCAGGTCATTCAGGACGTGAACGACATCGTGACCACAATCGCCGCCGCCATCGAGGAGCAGGCCATGGCAACTCGCGAAGTGGCCACCAACATCGCCCAGGCCACGACCGGCGTTCAGGACGCCAATTCGCTCATCGCCCAGATGTCCACCGCATCGTCCGACATCGCGCAGGACATCACCAATGTGGATAATGTCACCAGCGAACTGCGCCAGGGCGGAGAACTCGTCCAGGAAAGAGCGCTGGAGCTGGCCCAATTGTCGGAGCAGCTCAAGATGCTGGTGGGGCAATTCAAGGTGCGCTGAGGCAATGACCCTGGCGGTGCCGGGATTTCCCGGCCCGCCCCTGCTTGAAGCGGACCAGGAGCCTGCCGTCAGAAAGAGGCCGGAACAAAAAGCCCTGCGACGATCAATTCCGGATCATCGCAGGGCCTTTTTCATGTTCGATCGCGAGTCGTCTCTGCCTCGCGCCCGCGTCCTCGGGACGGCAGTTCTGCCCGGAGAGGAGCTAGGACTTTCCGCCAAACAGGGACTTGAGCGTGTCGATGGGGACCGGGAAGACGATGGTCGAGTTCTTCTCTCCGGCTATTTCCCCAAGAGTCTGGAGGTATCTGAGCTGGATCGCGCTTGGGCTCTCGGAGAGCTTTTCCGCCGCCTCCACCAGCTTCTGCGCGGCCTGCTGCTCGCCTTCGGCGTGGATGACCTTGGCGCGCCGCTGCCGTTCCGCCTCGGCCTGCTTGGCGATGGCCCGGATCATGGATTCGTCGAGATCGACATGCTTGATCTCCACGTTGGAGACCTTGATTCCCCAGCCATCGGTCTGGCGGTCGAGAATCTTCTGGATGTCCTCGTTGAGCTTGTCGCGCTCGGCCAGGATCTCGTCGAGCTCATGTTTTCCGAGCACCGAACGCAAGGTTGTCTGGGCCAGCTGGCTGGTGGCGTCCATGAAGTGCTCGACCGCGATGATGGCCTTTTCCGGATCGATGACCCGGTAATAGACCACGGCGTTGACCCGCACGGAGACGTTGTCGTGGGAGATGACGTCCTGGGTCGGGACATCCATGACCACGGTGCGCAGATCCACCCGGACCATCTGCTGCACGAAGGGGATGAGGATGATCATGCCCGGCCCCTTGACCTTGTCGAACCGGCCCAGGGTGAACACGACTCCGCGCTCGTACTCGCGCAGAATCTTGATGGTATAGTAAAGTAGGACGACCAGCAGGATGACGCTGAAGGTCACGAATTGCAGAAAATAGGGATTCATGCGGTTCTCCTTGTCATTGGTTGCCGTTGCCGGTTGGCGCCGGGGTGACGGAAAGGACGAGCCCCTCGTCCTCCATGGCCACGATGCGCACCTTGTCGCCCTGGCGGATCGGATGCCCTGACCGGGCCGACCAGTTCTCGCCCTGCAGATGCACCCGTCCGAATCCGTCAATGAAATCCTGGATGGCTTCAGCCTCAAGGCCCACCATGGCCTCGCGGCTGCTCAGGCGCGGCTTGCGCAAGGTGCGCGCCGCGACCCAGACGATACCGCCGAAGACCAGGGCCGAACCAGCGCCCATGCCGGCGATGACGCCCGTGTTGATGCGGAATTCGGGAATATCGCCCTCGAACAGGATGACCGATCCGAACACCACGGCAACAATGCCGCCAATGCCCAGAATCCCGAAGGCCGGGATGAAAAGCTCCACCCCGATCAGCGCGAGCCCCAGCAGAATGAGGGCCAGCCCGGCATAGTTCACGGGCAGAATCTGGAACGCATACAGGGCCAGCAGCAGGCAGATGCCGCCGATGACGCCGGGCACCATGGCGCCCGGATTGTAGCCTTCG
Proteins encoded:
- a CDS encoding nucleoside phosphorylase; translated protein: MNTKPGLFPASPCSAADLPIDADGRIYHLQITPEQLAPDILLVGDPGRAEFIARTFLHDLEVEREHRGLVTATGTSRATGGRATIISPLRTTVATSGMGTPSLEIVLNELVALCEIDFATRTPKPLFPRLHIIRVGTSGGLQASTRLGTSIITAYALGMDNTGLFYETPCPDQTCARLEQELAHVIEKAARPDSRFRGKIHPYVSRAEPAVVRALTQAAQELGVAARTGLTVSNSGFFVPQGRDISRLRPSTPELDRIFSEFDPGLDGMRVENMEMEASFLLHFLGGLGHWGGAICPVIANRRHNTFDHDYLTAIEGATKTALLALAALSTRRDSALRD
- a CDS encoding response regulator transcription factor yields the protein MRLLIVDDHAVVRRGTMNIIIDRFPDCEFSEAGTLHEARLVLGDTRFDLVILDISLPDGSGLDFLEFAREHDPGLPVIMLSMHHEIEYAQRCLSMGARGYLSKNSAPEELEEAMTAILDGGIYVNPSLLDSRRPATIMDTLSRQERDVARRLAQGETMTAIAQAMGVSVKTASTYRTRAMRKLGIGTTSGLIRFMLEHGPAGM
- a CDS encoding sulfite exporter TauE/SafE family protein translates to MNIDFSHAFLTTMFGWLLGGFVNGIVGFGAALVAMPIVAAGLDMQLAVSTCGLVVLSLNVQMAWNYRQHLDSCGIRALFLGGLPGAVSGVLILKNVPESGLKLGLGALLVAYSIWGLSGTQVNKRKLAAPWGMLAGFLSTGLGTAFGFNGPPLAVYLSLRGGTQQQIKAALGAFFIVSGLFIVAAHALAGLYSAHSLTLLAVALPSVSIGAWAGMRVSGRMRDLIFQRILFLMILIMGLNMAVKALGA
- a CDS encoding iron-sulfur cluster assembly scaffold protein encodes the protein MSLSLEDLELRAFDPPHLGMPGWACQAGRWEDCGRFVEIFVAVRDGRIIDVGFLTNIPGDGLVCASAYCDEVLQKTVEEAQALREQDILALFPSPKREDAALQDILRICVDAGVRSITACSPEP
- a CDS encoding substrate-binding periplasmic protein, whose amino-acid sequence is MRMIISLALFILCHNFALAGGNYTFVRIESLAEQDIAENILKHIYKKSGMDINIISFPGKRANLEVTTGRADGETSRIYNYGEINTALIRVPTPYGTLKTTAFAPREKKLVIKSIDDLKNFRIAIVRGVQHTADITKGMQNIAILNDICAMMMFVKVGRADIALTNTLAGIGALKKLKMDDIVAVGTLEELDLYHYLIPKHRNMVPVVDAAIREMIATGELEELEQRYERQYLENIR
- a CDS encoding substrate-binding periplasmic protein codes for the protein MKKIALLFLAACMLIPAIGMAAPEYTFVRIENLPEQEIGERLLKEVYKRAGIEIEVEAMSGVRALEAASSGEKDGEALRIWSVGEKYPSLIRVPTPLSALTTQAFVRKDSNITISSPDELKKFSIAITRGVAHTKDITAGLENVHEVPSEDLLMPFVQAGRAEVALTSLENGMVILKNAGINDVIPVEKPLKVHPLYHYVHEKNKNLVEKIDAVIKEMTASGELEKLQKQYAADILNN